The Halalkalibacter krulwichiae genome has a segment encoding these proteins:
- a CDS encoding UbiD family decarboxylase — protein MYRNMEECVRDLEKHGHLIRVHEEVDPYLEMASIQLKVYEAGGPAILFENVKGSKYPALANLFGTVERGKFLFRNTLDSVQNVINLRSDPMKALKNPFKHVGNGLTAAKALPLKKNQLPASFKEISISDLPLIHHWPDDGGAFLTLPQVYSEDPVKPGIMNANVGMYRVQLSGNEYEMNKEVGVHYQIQRGIGVHQTKANQIGQPLKVSIFVGGPPAHTIAAVMPLPEGLSEVLFAGMLSGRRFRYSYLDGFCISHDADFVITGYLYPNDTKPEGPFGDHLGYYSLTHPFPVLKVDKVFAKDNSIWPFTVVGRPPQEDTTFGDLIHEITGDAIDQEVPGVKEVHAVDAAGVHPLLFAIGSERYIPYEKVKQPTELLTIANRILGFGQLSLAKYLFLTAEDERPLDTHNEVDFLTYILERIELRRDIHFYTNTTIDTLDYSGTGLNTGSKVAFVAYGEKKRELCKDVPKSLNDLSVACKPRLVMPGVIAIEGNRFSSYSSTREEMIELAEEIKRSGSFSTVPLFIICDDSDFVSETLANFLWVTFTRSNPSHDMYGVNESYEFKHWGCDAVIIDARIKPHHAPPLVLDPKVEKNVERFFSTGASLEGFLK, from the coding sequence ATGTATCGAAATATGGAAGAGTGTGTACGAGATTTAGAGAAACACGGACATTTAATTCGTGTACATGAAGAAGTAGATCCATATCTTGAAATGGCATCTATTCAGTTAAAAGTATATGAAGCAGGTGGACCTGCCATCTTATTTGAAAATGTTAAGGGTTCAAAGTATCCTGCATTAGCGAATCTATTTGGAACTGTTGAAAGAGGGAAGTTCCTTTTTCGTAATACATTGGATTCTGTTCAAAATGTTATCAATCTTCGTAGCGATCCAATGAAGGCGTTGAAAAATCCTTTTAAGCATGTTGGTAATGGACTTACAGCAGCAAAAGCGTTGCCTTTAAAGAAGAACCAATTACCAGCTAGCTTTAAAGAGATTAGCATTTCTGATTTGCCATTGATTCATCATTGGCCGGATGATGGTGGGGCGTTTCTTACGTTACCTCAAGTTTATTCAGAGGATCCAGTAAAACCAGGAATTATGAATGCGAATGTTGGTATGTATCGCGTCCAACTTAGTGGAAATGAATATGAAATGAATAAAGAAGTTGGAGTGCATTATCAAATTCAGCGGGGAATAGGTGTTCATCAAACTAAAGCTAATCAAATAGGACAACCATTAAAAGTAAGTATTTTTGTAGGGGGACCACCTGCACATACGATTGCTGCTGTTATGCCTCTTCCAGAAGGATTGAGTGAGGTGCTTTTTGCAGGGATGCTATCCGGTCGCCGTTTCAGATATAGTTACCTAGATGGATTTTGCATAAGCCACGATGCTGATTTTGTTATTACTGGTTATCTATATCCTAATGACACAAAGCCAGAAGGACCTTTCGGTGATCATTTAGGCTATTATAGTCTTACACATCCATTTCCTGTTTTAAAAGTTGATAAAGTATTTGCGAAAGACAATTCAATTTGGCCTTTTACAGTTGTTGGCCGTCCTCCACAGGAAGATACGACTTTTGGTGATTTGATTCATGAAATTACTGGAGATGCTATTGATCAAGAAGTACCAGGAGTTAAAGAAGTACATGCTGTTGATGCAGCAGGAGTCCATCCGTTGCTGTTTGCAATAGGGAGTGAGAGATACATTCCTTATGAAAAAGTAAAGCAACCTACAGAGTTATTAACAATTGCCAACCGCATATTAGGTTTTGGACAGTTAAGTTTGGCTAAATATTTGTTCTTAACAGCAGAAGATGAGCGACCATTAGATACTCATAACGAGGTTGACTTCTTAACATATATTTTAGAGCGAATTGAGTTACGCCGTGATATTCATTTCTATACGAATACAACAATTGATACATTAGACTACTCTGGTACAGGTTTAAATACAGGTAGTAAAGTGGCCTTTGTCGCTTATGGTGAGAAGAAGAGAGAGTTATGTAAAGATGTTCCAAAATCATTAAATGATCTTAGCGTTGCTTGTAAACCTCGTTTAGTCATGCCTGGAGTAATTGCGATAGAAGGAAATAGATTCTCGAGTTATTCAAGTACGAGAGAAGAAATGATTGAACTAGCTGAAGAAATTAAACGTTCTGGTTCATTTTCAACCGTACCTTTATTTATTATATGTGATGACAGCGATTTTGTTAGCGAAACATTAGCCAATTTCTTATGGGTGACATTTACTAGAAGTAACCCTTCTCATGATATGTATGGAGTAAACGAGTCTTATGAGTTTAAACATTGGGGATGTGACGCAGTCATTATTGATGCTCGGATAAAGCCTCATCATGCGCCACCATTAGTGCTTGATCCAAAAGTAGAGAAAAATGTAGAAAGATTTTTCTCTACAGGAGCCAGCTTAGAAGGATTCCTGAAATAA
- a CDS encoding LysR family transcriptional regulator — MELRQIKYFMEVAKREHVTEAAEALHVAQSAVSRQIFNLENELGVDLFIREGRRVRLTPIGKMFLERMNQAMNVIDIARLEVEEYLDPEQGTIRIAYPISMAAYTLPTSIVAFRQKYPHAKFQLKQATYNDLIGGVINGEFNMAMIGPVPRQEKKVKSKILFTENVVALLPFNHPLANKPVLKLNELQEEPFVLLPNGFVLRDLIVNACAEFGFQPKVAFEGDDIDALKGLVSAGLGITLIPEITLIENVPHATVKIPVIDPLIQRTVGIIIPTERQLLPTEKLFYSFLTEFFTRLTDFQR; from the coding sequence TTGGAATTAAGACAAATTAAATATTTTATGGAAGTAGCTAAAAGAGAACATGTAACAGAAGCCGCTGAGGCACTGCATGTTGCTCAATCAGCTGTTAGTCGACAAATCTTCAATTTAGAAAATGAATTAGGTGTTGATTTATTTATAAGAGAGGGGCGAAGAGTACGATTAACACCAATTGGAAAAATGTTCTTAGAACGCATGAATCAAGCGATGAATGTTATTGATATTGCAAGATTAGAGGTAGAGGAGTATTTAGACCCAGAGCAAGGGACGATTCGTATTGCATATCCAATTAGTATGGCAGCATATACGTTACCTACATCAATTGTAGCATTTAGACAGAAATATCCTCATGCAAAGTTCCAATTAAAACAAGCAACTTACAATGACTTAATAGGTGGGGTTATCAATGGTGAGTTTAATATGGCTATGATAGGACCTGTCCCGAGGCAAGAAAAGAAAGTGAAGAGCAAAATATTATTCACGGAAAATGTTGTTGCACTTTTGCCATTTAACCATCCACTCGCGAATAAACCAGTTTTAAAGTTGAATGAATTACAAGAAGAGCCGTTCGTCTTACTTCCAAATGGTTTTGTATTAAGAGATTTAATCGTCAACGCTTGCGCAGAATTCGGTTTTCAACCTAAAGTAGCTTTCGAAGGAGATGATATTGATGCTTTGAAAGGATTAGTATCAGCAGGATTAGGCATTACTCTGATTCCTGAGATTACTTTAATTGAAAATGTGCCACACGCTACGGTTAAAATTCCTGTTATTGATCCATTAATTCAACGAACAGTCGGTATTATTATTCCAACTGAACGACAGTTATTGCCAACTGAAAAACTGTTCTATAGTTTTTTAACAGAGTTTTTCACAAGATTAACGGACTTCCAGAGATGA
- the gdhA gene encoding NADP-specific glutamate dehydrogenase has product MPTLEKIQPELQFAQNYVNEVFEIVKKRNANENEFLQAVKEVFDSLVPVLAKDPIYIKHNILERIVEPERIISFRVPWVDDNGTVQVNRGFRVQFNSAIGPYKGGIRFHPSVNASIVKFLGFEQIFKNSLTGQPIGGGKGGSDFDPKGKSDGEIMRFTQSFMTELSKYIGPDTDVPAGDIGVGAKEIGYMFGQYKKIRGSFQAGVLTGKGLSYGGSLARKEATGYGTVYFVEEMLKETNLSFNGRTVVVSGSGNVSIYAIEKAQQLGAKVIACSDSSGYIYDENGINLETVKRLKEVEKKRINEYVNEHPHAKYVEGCTGIWSLPCDIALPCATQNEIDEVSAKMLVANGVKAVGEGANMPSTLEAIEVFHANNVLFGPAKAVNAGGVAVSALEMAQNSMRLSWSFEEVDAKLQEIMKDIYLNSKTAAADYELDGNLVAGANIAGFKKVADAMIDQGVI; this is encoded by the coding sequence ATGCCTACACTAGAGAAAATTCAACCTGAACTACAATTCGCACAAAATTATGTGAATGAAGTATTTGAAATAGTAAAAAAGCGCAACGCAAATGAAAATGAGTTTCTTCAGGCAGTGAAAGAAGTATTTGATTCTTTAGTTCCTGTCCTAGCAAAAGATCCTATCTATATAAAACATAATATATTAGAAAGAATCGTTGAACCAGAGAGAATCATTAGCTTCCGTGTTCCATGGGTTGATGATAACGGCACAGTACAAGTGAACCGTGGCTTCCGTGTTCAGTTTAACAGTGCTATCGGTCCTTATAAAGGTGGTATTCGTTTTCACCCTTCTGTAAATGCAAGTATTGTTAAGTTTTTAGGATTTGAACAAATCTTTAAGAACTCCTTAACAGGTCAACCGATCGGAGGAGGAAAAGGTGGTTCTGACTTTGATCCAAAAGGGAAATCTGACGGAGAAATTATGCGATTTACTCAAAGCTTCATGACAGAACTTAGTAAATACATCGGACCGGATACGGATGTTCCTGCAGGTGACATTGGAGTTGGAGCTAAAGAAATTGGCTATATGTTTGGTCAATATAAAAAAATCCGTGGTAGCTTTCAAGCTGGCGTATTAACAGGCAAGGGCCTTTCATATGGAGGAAGTTTAGCACGTAAAGAAGCTACAGGGTATGGAACGGTATATTTTGTAGAAGAAATGCTAAAGGAAACAAACTTAAGTTTTAACGGAAGAACGGTAGTTGTCTCTGGTTCTGGAAATGTTTCTATTTATGCCATTGAAAAAGCACAACAATTAGGCGCTAAAGTTATAGCATGTAGTGATTCAAGCGGCTATATTTATGACGAGAACGGTATTAATCTAGAAACAGTAAAACGTCTAAAAGAAGTTGAAAAGAAAAGAATTAATGAATATGTGAATGAGCATCCACATGCAAAATACGTTGAAGGCTGCACAGGTATTTGGTCTCTTCCATGTGACATTGCGTTGCCTTGTGCAACACAAAATGAGATTGATGAGGTCTCTGCAAAAATGCTTGTGGCAAATGGCGTCAAAGCTGTTGGTGAAGGAGCAAACATGCCGTCTACATTAGAGGCAATTGAAGTTTTCCATGCTAACAATGTTCTCTTCGGTCCTGCTAAAGCAGTAAATGCAGGTGGAGTAGCTGTTTCTGCATTAGAGATGGCGCAAAACAGCATGAGACTATCATGGAGCTTTGAAGAAGTAGATGCAAAACTCCAAGAGATCATGAAAGATATTTATTTAAACAGCAAAACTGCAGCAGCTGATTATGAATTAGATGGGAATTTAGTAGCTGGAGCAAATATTGCAGGCTTTAAGAAAGTGGCAGATGCCATGATTGACCAAGGTGTAATTTAA
- a CDS encoding iron-containing alcohol dehydrogenase, translated as MGKSNTKETREVSKEAVKLIFENLYPAYRDGSNISARANMQKASYLAGIAFTRAYVGYVHAIAHQLSGFYSLPHGLANAIILPYVLEYYGKSVHKPLAELADYLQLCKQEDSMEQKANHLIYAIKELNRKMEIPDKVSCINETDLKINGRKSIKRSEPTLSGSENFRREGYTSYLSINKTMI; from the coding sequence ATTGGCAAAAGTAATACAAAAGAAACAAGAGAAGTAAGTAAGGAAGCAGTCAAATTAATTTTTGAGAACCTCTATCCAGCTTACAGAGATGGTTCAAATATTTCAGCAAGAGCAAACATGCAGAAAGCGTCCTACCTAGCTGGTATAGCTTTCACTCGCGCATATGTTGGATATGTCCATGCTATTGCTCATCAATTAAGTGGGTTTTATTCACTTCCCCATGGACTTGCAAATGCTATTATTCTTCCCTATGTACTAGAATACTATGGAAAGAGTGTGCATAAACCGTTGGCTGAATTAGCAGATTACCTTCAACTTTGTAAGCAAGAAGACTCTATGGAGCAAAAGGCCAATCATTTAATTTATGCTATTAAGGAACTTAATAGAAAAATGGAGATACCGGATAAAGTTTCTTGCATCAATGAAACTGACCTTAAAATAAATGGCCGAAAGAGCATTAAAAGAAGCGAACCCACTTTATCCGGTTCCGAAAATTTTAGAAGAGAAGGATATACTTCATATTTATCAATTAATAAAACAATGATTTAA
- a CDS encoding YetF domain-containing protein, with the protein MEVWTGSEDLPIYGFIIRAAIIYVYIFLVVKILGQRSMVAFHPIDFIFAVIIGDIVGEPLSSGNIALGGPLVAASFIAGLHLLLSYLALKNTKVRQIVEAEPIIIIKKGHILVEELRKAKITVESLMMDLRLNQASDLTEIDYAILEPNGQISVIKKSEYNSLSPNDLGKNPDEKGIPTVLILEGNLHTKNLKSLGLTQEWLLKQVYQHGYHDVKDVFLMTIDETCTRIFISGEFEGKIV; encoded by the coding sequence TTGGAGGTTTGGACGGGATCAGAAGATTTACCAATTTACGGTTTTATTATAAGAGCGGCTATCATATATGTTTATATCTTTCTAGTAGTTAAAATACTCGGTCAACGTTCCATGGTTGCCTTTCACCCAATTGATTTTATTTTTGCGGTTATCATCGGAGATATAGTCGGCGAACCACTATCGAGTGGAAATATAGCATTAGGCGGCCCACTTGTTGCCGCTTCATTTATTGCAGGATTGCATTTGCTGCTCTCATATTTAGCTCTTAAGAACACAAAAGTAAGACAAATTGTCGAAGCTGAACCAATTATAATTATTAAGAAGGGACATATTTTAGTAGAGGAATTACGGAAAGCAAAAATAACAGTGGAATCATTAATGATGGATCTTCGCCTTAACCAAGCAAGTGATTTAACAGAAATTGATTATGCAATCTTAGAACCCAATGGTCAAATTAGTGTAATAAAAAAATCAGAATACAATTCCTTATCCCCTAACGATTTGGGGAAGAATCCTGATGAGAAAGGCATTCCTACAGTTCTCATTTTAGAAGGGAATCTGCATACCAAAAATTTAAAATCATTGGGCCTTACTCAGGAATGGCTTTTAAAACAAGTATATCAGCACGGTTATCATGATGTAAAAGATGTTTTTTTAATGACAATTGATGAAACATGTACAAGAATCTTTATTAGCGGTGAATTTGAAGGAAAGATTGTCTAG
- a CDS encoding assimilatory sulfite reductase (NADPH) flavoprotein subunit: MQLQVTNSPYNQEQVELLNKLLPTLSESQKIWLTGYLAATQQVGAATTTTVADVKTETETPVATIPKEITILYGSQTGNAQKLAENAGEKFKGLDFQVTVSSMSDFKPNNLKKVKNLLIVVSTHGEGEPPDNALSFHEFLHGRRAPKLDDLRFSVLALGDSSYEFFCQTGKEFDSRLEELGGIRVQDRVDCDLDFEEPAADWLEGVVNGLNTVGGTTVSTGDAPSVETTESSYSRTNPFRAEVLENINLNGRGSNKETRHLELSLEGSGLVYKPGDSLGVYPENDPKLVEEILNELKWNEDEKVVINKQGDEVSLRQALINHFEITVLTKPLLENIVNLSENKKLKELVESDLKEYLKGRDLLDLIRDYGGWGQTAQEFVSVLRKMPPRLYSIASSLTSNPDEVHLTIGAVRYQTHGRDRNGVCSILCSERLEPGDTLPVFIQSNQNFKLPENNETPIIMVGPGTGIAPFRSFIQEREELGAEGKSWLFFGDQHFVTDFLYQTEWQRWLKDGVLTKMDVAFSRDTDKKVYVQHKMLEQSKELFSWLEEGAVVYICGDEKHMAHDVHNTLIEIIKTEGGMSQEKAEEYIATMQQEKRYQRDVY, from the coding sequence GTGCAACTTCAAGTAACAAATAGTCCATATAATCAAGAACAAGTTGAGCTACTTAATAAACTTTTGCCAACTTTATCAGAATCACAAAAAATCTGGCTTACTGGTTATCTTGCTGCAACTCAACAAGTGGGTGCTGCTACCACTACAACGGTTGCAGATGTGAAAACAGAAACAGAAACACCTGTAGCAACTATTCCTAAAGAAATAACAATTCTTTACGGGTCACAGACAGGGAATGCACAAAAGCTAGCGGAAAATGCTGGTGAGAAATTTAAAGGCTTAGATTTTCAAGTCACTGTTTCGTCAATGAGCGATTTTAAACCGAATAATTTGAAGAAAGTAAAAAATCTACTTATTGTAGTAAGTACTCATGGAGAAGGTGAACCACCAGATAATGCGCTTTCTTTTCATGAATTTTTACACGGTAGAAGAGCTCCAAAACTGGATGACCTTCGTTTTTCTGTATTAGCGCTAGGAGACAGTTCCTACGAATTTTTCTGTCAGACAGGGAAAGAGTTTGATAGTCGATTAGAGGAGCTAGGTGGAATAAGAGTACAAGACCGTGTTGATTGTGACTTGGATTTTGAAGAACCTGCAGCTGATTGGCTTGAGGGTGTCGTAAATGGATTAAATACAGTTGGAGGCACTACTGTTTCAACAGGCGATGCTCCATCAGTTGAAACAACTGAATCATCCTATTCAAGAACTAACCCGTTCAGGGCAGAAGTATTAGAAAATATTAATTTGAACGGACGTGGATCCAATAAGGAAACTCGACACCTTGAATTATCTCTAGAAGGTTCAGGTTTGGTATATAAACCAGGAGATAGTCTTGGTGTATATCCGGAAAATGATCCAAAACTCGTTGAAGAAATCCTAAATGAATTGAAGTGGAATGAAGATGAGAAGGTAGTCATTAACAAACAAGGAGATGAGGTTTCTCTTAGGCAAGCTCTTATAAATCATTTTGAAATTACCGTATTAACAAAACCGCTCCTTGAAAATATTGTGAATCTCTCTGAAAATAAAAAGCTTAAAGAGTTAGTCGAATCTGATTTAAAGGAATATCTCAAGGGCCGTGATTTACTTGATCTAATACGTGATTATGGAGGATGGGGGCAAACTGCGCAAGAGTTTGTTTCAGTTCTACGAAAAATGCCACCTCGACTTTATTCAATTGCAAGTAGTCTAACATCTAATCCTGATGAAGTTCACTTAACGATAGGTGCTGTTCGTTATCAAACTCACGGTCGTGACCGTAACGGGGTTTGTTCGATTCTTTGTTCCGAACGTCTTGAGCCTGGTGACACGCTGCCGGTCTTTATTCAAAGTAATCAAAACTTTAAGTTACCAGAAAATAATGAGACTCCTATTATCATGGTGGGGCCTGGCACAGGTATTGCTCCATTCCGATCTTTTATCCAGGAACGCGAGGAATTAGGTGCTGAAGGAAAGTCTTGGCTATTCTTTGGTGATCAACATTTTGTGACAGATTTTCTTTACCAAACTGAATGGCAAAGATGGCTTAAGGATGGCGTTCTGACAAAAATGGATGTTGCCTTTTCACGTGATACAGATAAAAAAGTATATGTCCAACATAAAATGCTTGAACAAAGTAAAGAGCTGTTTAGCTGGCTTGAAGAGGGAGCGGTTGTATACATCTGTGGTGATGAAAAACACATGGCTCATGATGTTCATAATACATTAATTGAAATTATTAAAACTGAGGGTGGAATGAGTCAGGAAAAGGCTGAAGAATATATTGCAACAATGCAACAAGAAAAACGTTACCAACGTGACGTATATTGA
- a CDS encoding MBL fold metallo-hydrolase — protein sequence MDKQEMSYGKDYKIIPTTSATSGVGLEVLPDVYCYNVHIVNICLVGNSDQFVLVDAGMPGSAEEIIKAIEERFGSEKQPEAIILTHGHFDHVGAILELVKRWNIPVYAHELELPFLQGKKSYPEPDPTVEGGIIAKLSQMFPNEPINLANHVEKLPIDGSIPHMPGFRWIHTPGHTPGHISLFRDEDRLLIAGDAFVTVKQESLYSVLTQEQQISGPPKYFTPDWESARISVQKLEKLKPSAAITGHGLPMTGELLSNSLTKLVNEFDQLAVPEHGKYVEDLYKH from the coding sequence ATGGATAAACAAGAAATGTCTTATGGAAAAGATTATAAAATCATTCCCACTACATCTGCTACAAGTGGAGTGGGGCTAGAAGTCTTACCTGATGTATATTGTTATAATGTTCACATTGTTAATATCTGCTTAGTTGGAAATTCAGATCAGTTTGTTTTAGTAGATGCCGGCATGCCTGGATCGGCAGAAGAGATCATCAAAGCAATAGAAGAACGATTCGGCTCAGAAAAGCAGCCGGAAGCGATTATTTTGACACATGGTCATTTTGATCATGTAGGAGCTATTCTTGAGTTAGTGAAGCGCTGGAACATTCCAGTATATGCGCATGAATTAGAACTGCCTTTCTTGCAAGGAAAGAAAAGCTACCCTGAACCAGATCCAACAGTAGAAGGAGGAATCATAGCCAAACTATCGCAAATGTTTCCGAATGAACCAATAAACTTAGCTAATCATGTAGAGAAGTTACCAATTGATGGTTCAATTCCACATATGCCAGGATTCCGTTGGATTCATACCCCAGGTCATACACCAGGTCACATTTCTTTATTTAGAGATGAAGATAGGTTGCTGATTGCTGGAGATGCGTTTGTGACAGTTAAGCAAGAATCTCTTTATTCTGTTTTAACTCAGGAGCAGCAAATTAGTGGTCCGCCAAAATATTTTACACCAGACTGGGAATCTGCAAGAATATCTGTTCAGAAGCTTGAAAAGTTAAAGCCATCTGCTGCAATCACTGGGCACGGCTTGCCAATGACAGGGGAGCTACTTTCTAACAGTTTAACGAAATTAGTAAATGAATTTGATCAGTTAGCTGTTCCAGAACATGGAAAGTATGTTGAGGATTTATATAAACACTAG
- the cysI gene encoding assimilatory sulfite reductase (NADPH) hemoprotein subunit — MAKQLLKAPEGTPSDVERIKRESNYLRGTLAETMLDQISSGISDDDNRLMKFHGSYLQDDRDLRNERQKQKLEPAYQFMLRVRTPGGVSTPEQWLIMDELAQKYGNGTLKLTTRQAFQMHGILKWNMKKTIQEIHASMLDTIAACGDVNRNVMCNPNPYQSEIHSEVFEWSKKLSDDLLPRTRAYHELWLDEEKVAGTPEVEETEPMYGPLYLPRKFKIGVAVPPSNDVDIFSQDLGYIAIVEDNKLVGFNVTIGGGMGMSHGDTATYPQLGKVIGFCKPEQIYDVAEKIIMIQRDYGNRSERKNARFKYTVDRLGLETVTKELEERLGWKLEEAKPFHFDHNGDRYGWEKGVKGRWHFTLFVQGGRITDLDDYKLMTGLREIAKIHTGDFRLTANQNLVIANVTSQKKKQISQLIEKFGLTDGKQYSAIRRSSLACVSLPTCGLAMAEAERYLPTLIDKIDEIIDENGLKDKEITIRMTGCPNSCARPTLGEIGFIGKAPGKYNMYLGAAFDGSRLSKMYRENIGEEVILNELSVLLSRYAKEREEGEHFGDFVVRVGIIKATTDGTNFHA; from the coding sequence ATGGCAAAACAATTATTAAAAGCGCCAGAAGGAACACCTAGTGATGTAGAGCGCATAAAGAGAGAAAGTAACTATTTGCGCGGAACTCTTGCTGAGACAATGTTAGACCAAATTAGCTCAGGTATTTCCGATGACGATAATCGCTTAATGAAATTTCACGGAAGTTATTTACAAGATGACCGCGACCTTCGTAATGAGCGACAAAAACAAAAGCTTGAGCCTGCTTATCAATTTATGTTACGTGTTCGTACCCCGGGAGGAGTTTCAACGCCAGAACAATGGCTTATAATGGACGAGTTAGCCCAGAAATATGGGAATGGAACGTTGAAATTAACGACTCGTCAAGCGTTTCAGATGCATGGAATTTTAAAATGGAACATGAAAAAGACAATACAAGAAATTCATGCTTCCATGCTTGATACGATAGCTGCTTGCGGTGATGTCAATCGTAACGTCATGTGCAATCCGAATCCATACCAATCTGAGATACACAGCGAAGTATTTGAATGGTCAAAAAAGTTAAGTGATGATCTGTTACCTCGTACAAGAGCCTATCATGAACTTTGGTTAGATGAAGAAAAAGTGGCTGGTACTCCAGAAGTAGAAGAAACCGAACCGATGTATGGTCCACTTTACTTACCAAGAAAATTTAAGATTGGAGTCGCTGTTCCTCCTTCCAACGATGTTGATATTTTCTCTCAAGATCTTGGTTATATCGCAATTGTTGAAGACAATAAATTAGTTGGATTCAATGTAACGATTGGCGGAGGAATGGGAATGTCACATGGTGATACAGCTACGTATCCGCAACTAGGGAAAGTGATTGGTTTCTGTAAACCGGAACAAATTTATGATGTAGCTGAAAAAATCATTATGATCCAACGAGATTATGGGAATCGATCGGAACGTAAAAACGCACGCTTTAAGTACACGGTTGATCGATTAGGGCTTGAGACAGTTACGAAAGAGTTAGAAGAACGTCTAGGTTGGAAATTGGAAGAGGCTAAACCATTTCACTTTGATCATAATGGAGATCGCTACGGTTGGGAAAAAGGCGTAAAAGGAAGATGGCATTTCACATTATTTGTGCAGGGTGGTCGCATTACAGATTTAGATGATTATAAATTAATGACTGGCTTAAGAGAGATTGCCAAAATTCATACAGGTGATTTTCGATTAACAGCTAATCAAAATTTAGTTATTGCAAATGTAACAAGCCAGAAAAAGAAACAAATTAGTCAGCTAATCGAGAAATTTGGCTTAACGGACGGCAAACAATACTCTGCTATTCGCAGAAGCTCACTTGCCTGTGTTTCGCTACCTACATGTGGTTTAGCGATGGCAGAAGCAGAACGTTATTTACCGACTTTAATTGATAAAATTGATGAAATTATTGACGAAAATGGTTTAAAGGATAAGGAAATTACGATTAGAATGACGGGCTGTCCTAACAGCTGTGCTCGTCCAACACTTGGAGAGATTGGCTTTATCGGGAAAGCACCGGGTAAATATAACATGTATCTAGGAGCAGCATTTGATGGCAGTCGTTTAAGTAAAATGTATCGTGAAAACATTGGAGAAGAAGTAATCTTGAATGAACTAAGCGTCCTACTATCTCGTTATGCGAAAGAACGAGAAGAAGGAGAACATTTCGGTGATTTCGTTGTTCGAGTAGGTATTATTAAAGCAACAACAGACGGTACAAACTTTCATGCATAA